A genome region from Pseudomonas sp. N3-W includes the following:
- a CDS encoding LysR substrate-binding domain-containing protein: MDKIRHVPSLQAMQALMEVAESGSFTQAAQRLCLTQSAVSRQVQQLESHFGVPLFVRSSRSVHLTPEGEQVLASARSILEQLKTLEERLSPQNRPFRIRMHVSLAVRWLLPRLSDFYRRHPQISLSIETVATEIVEPASDSDAYIIYLPEPSSDPASLTLFEEALVAVCAPGLGTLDSVDDLQHFALLHGSADQQGWRRWLAANGGKALSEYRHIPFNLDELALDAAARGLGVAMTDRVLAEESIERGVLVAPLGRPLNTGGVYAVFLQPGAAFHPACEPVMQWFAEQSGRPGANH, translated from the coding sequence ATGGACAAGATTCGTCACGTTCCTTCGCTGCAAGCCATGCAGGCACTGATGGAAGTCGCCGAGTCGGGCAGCTTCACCCAGGCGGCGCAACGGCTGTGCCTGACCCAAAGCGCGGTGAGTCGACAGGTTCAGCAGCTGGAAAGTCATTTCGGTGTGCCGCTGTTTGTGCGCAGCAGCCGCAGCGTGCACCTGACCCCGGAAGGCGAGCAGGTGTTGGCCAGCGCCCGCAGCATCCTCGAACAGCTGAAAACCCTGGAAGAGCGACTGTCGCCTCAAAATCGCCCGTTTCGCATCCGCATGCATGTGTCGCTGGCGGTGCGCTGGTTGCTGCCCAGGCTGAGCGACTTCTATCGCCGGCATCCGCAGATTTCCCTGTCCATCGAGACGGTCGCCACCGAAATCGTCGAACCGGCCAGCGACAGCGATGCGTACATCATTTATCTGCCCGAGCCGTCCAGCGATCCGGCGAGCCTGACCTTGTTCGAGGAAGCGCTGGTGGCGGTCTGCGCGCCGGGGTTGGGCACGCTGGATTCGGTCGATGACCTGCAACACTTTGCGCTGTTGCATGGCTCGGCGGACCAGCAAGGCTGGCGTCGATGGCTGGCGGCCAATGGCGGCAAAGCGCTGAGCGAGTACCGGCACATCCCCTTCAACCTCGACGAGCTGGCGCTGGACGCGGCGGCTCGCGGCCTGGGTGTGGCCATGACGGACAGGGTGCTGGCCGAAGAATCCATTGAACGCGGGGTGCTCGTTGCGCCGTTGGGGCGGCCGCTGAACACCGGGGGGGTGTATGCGGTTTTCCTGCAACCGGGGGCGGCGTTTCATCCGGCGTGCGAGCCGGTGATGCAGTGGTTTGCCGAGCAGAGTGGGCGACCTGGCGCGAACCACTAA